One window of the Natrinema sp. CBA1119 genome contains the following:
- a CDS encoding proton-conducting transporter membrane subunit, giving the protein MSSVDLLLPLLIAVPIIAATIPIALGLRFDRTGWSVTGLTTTGLLAGALALASVVYTDGQVNHTLGGYPRTYGIELVADEFSMLIVLLVTAVATGVLAYTRRGGPRGNTFYTAYLLLVAGLLGISLTGDVFNLFVFLEITSIATYALVASGDGPEAAVASLQYLILGTVAASMYLIGVAFVFMATGTLNMIELADAIPAAERPVLVRAGFAFIVVGFAVKVAQWPLHTWQPSAYQRAPDGVTPLIAALVSTASAYAFGRVIVTVFEVEYLSAMPNAAAIVLAVGCVSVLAGTVLAVIQTEVKRMLAYSSVSQFGLVIAAYGVVIAGSSETALIGAAIHLVGHGLLKAGLFLAAAVVATSYGARTVDEYAGLARERPFVAGSMAVLLLVLVGVPPGVGFVGKWYIALGAVQSELWPVAAVIFLSTMLTLAYAARLLEKMYFTPPLSVGSADAPGSIATDGGTADADDGSAGTSTYGNATPDAVSIGMIAIVVGFALTAVALGFAGGTFADLLEPFVTEVFN; this is encoded by the coding sequence ATGAGTAGCGTCGACCTGCTCTTGCCGCTGCTGATCGCGGTCCCCATCATCGCCGCGACGATCCCGATCGCGCTGGGACTCCGGTTCGACCGGACCGGCTGGTCCGTCACCGGGCTCACGACGACCGGTCTCCTCGCCGGAGCCCTCGCCCTCGCGAGCGTCGTCTACACCGACGGGCAGGTGAACCACACGCTCGGCGGCTACCCCCGGACGTACGGGATCGAACTCGTCGCCGACGAGTTCTCCATGCTGATCGTCCTGCTCGTGACGGCGGTCGCTACCGGCGTCCTCGCGTACACGCGCCGCGGCGGCCCGCGCGGGAACACGTTCTACACCGCGTACCTGCTGTTAGTCGCCGGCCTGCTCGGCATCTCGCTGACCGGCGACGTCTTCAACCTCTTCGTCTTCCTCGAGATCACGAGCATCGCGACCTACGCGCTCGTCGCGAGCGGCGACGGCCCGGAGGCGGCGGTCGCCTCCCTGCAGTACCTGATCCTCGGGACCGTCGCCGCGTCGATGTACCTGATCGGCGTCGCCTTCGTCTTCATGGCGACGGGGACGCTGAACATGATCGAACTCGCCGACGCGATTCCGGCGGCCGAACGCCCCGTCCTGGTCCGGGCCGGCTTCGCGTTCATCGTCGTCGGCTTCGCCGTCAAGGTCGCCCAGTGGCCCCTGCACACCTGGCAGCCGAGCGCGTACCAGCGGGCTCCCGACGGCGTGACGCCGCTGATCGCCGCGCTGGTTTCGACCGCCTCGGCCTACGCCTTCGGCCGCGTGATCGTCACCGTCTTCGAGGTCGAGTACCTCTCCGCGATGCCGAACGCGGCGGCGATCGTCCTCGCGGTCGGCTGCGTGAGCGTGCTCGCGGGAACCGTCCTCGCCGTGATCCAGACCGAGGTCAAACGGATGCTCGCCTACTCCTCGGTCTCGCAGTTCGGACTGGTCATCGCCGCCTACGGTGTCGTCATCGCCGGCAGTTCCGAAACGGCGCTGATCGGTGCGGCGATCCACCTCGTCGGCCACGGCCTGTTGAAGGCAGGCCTCTTTCTGGCGGCCGCCGTCGTCGCGACGAGCTACGGGGCTCGCACCGTCGACGAGTACGCCGGACTCGCAAGGGAACGTCCGTTCGTCGCCGGTTCGATGGCCGTCCTCCTGCTGGTTCTGGTCGGCGTCCCGCCGGGCGTCGGCTTCGTCGGCAAGTGGTACATCGCCCTCGGGGCCGTCCAGTCGGAACTGTGGCCCGTCGCCGCCGTGATCTTCCTCAGCACCATGCTCACTCTCGCCTACGCCGCTCGCCTGCTCGAGAAGATGTACTTCACACCACCGCTCTCGGTCGGTTCGGCGGACGCGCCGGGCTCGATCGCGACGGACGGCGGAACTGCCGACGCTGACGACGGCTCCGCCGGCACTTCCACGTACGGCAACGCCACCCCCGACGCCGTCTCGATCGGTATGATCGCGATCGTCGTCGGCTTCGCGCTCACCGCTGTCGCGCTCGGCTTCGCCGGCGGGACGTTCGCCGACTTGCTCGAGCCGTTCGTTACGGAGGTGTTCAACTGA
- a CDS encoding DUF4040 domain-containing protein, with protein MSLFAYTLAAFILATAVATALFRDVLSAIIVFGAYSLGMAILYTFLLAPDVAMTEAAIGAGVTTLLLLLTIARTTRPSTDRLTERIHVPAVVVVGAFVLVLCTAVLPEMYAVGGTETPVWSNPDVTQQYITETYAQTGVENAVTSVLAAYRGFDTFGEAVVVFAAGVSTLLVLKREVFA; from the coding sequence ATGAGTCTGTTCGCGTACACCCTCGCGGCGTTCATCCTCGCGACGGCCGTCGCGACCGCGCTGTTTCGCGACGTGCTGTCGGCGATCATCGTCTTCGGCGCCTATAGCCTCGGAATGGCGATCCTCTACACGTTCCTGCTGGCTCCCGACGTCGCGATGACCGAGGCCGCGATCGGTGCCGGCGTGACGACGCTGTTGCTCCTGCTGACGATCGCGCGCACGACGCGGCCCTCGACGGATCGGCTCACGGAGCGAATTCACGTTCCGGCAGTCGTCGTCGTCGGGGCGTTCGTGCTCGTGCTCTGTACCGCCGTCCTGCCCGAGATGTACGCGGTCGGCGGCACGGAGACGCCGGTCTGGTCGAACCCGGACGTGACCCAACAGTACATCACGGAGACGTACGCCCAAACCGGCGTCGAGAACGCGGTGACGTCCGTCCTCGCCGCCTACCGTGGCTTCGACACCTTCGGCGAGGCGGTCGTCGTCTTCGCCGCCGGCGTCTCGACCCTGCTCGTCCTGAAACGCGAGGTGTTCGCCTAA
- a CDS encoding cation:proton antiporter subunit C, translating to MIDLLTSHYTYVLVFVLLGLGIYMVIASENLVKKLIGVNLFQTAIFLFFISMAYIEGGSAPIVPHEGVPGEVMVASPLPQVIVLTAIVVGIALTAVGLALIIRIYAEYGTLREDTLREVRADE from the coding sequence ATGATTGACCTCCTGACGAGCCACTACACGTACGTGCTGGTGTTCGTCCTGCTGGGTCTCGGGATCTACATGGTGATCGCCAGCGAGAACCTCGTGAAGAAGCTGATCGGGGTGAACCTCTTCCAGACGGCCATCTTCCTGTTTTTCATCTCGATGGCCTATATCGAGGGCGGCTCGGCACCAATCGTCCCCCACGAGGGCGTTCCGGGGGAGGTCATGGTTGCGAGCCCGCTGCCACAGGTCATCGTGTTGACCGCCATCGTCGTCGGCATCGCGCTGACGGCGGTCGGACTGGCCCTGATCATCCGCATCTACGCGGAGTACGGGACGCTCCGCGAGGACACCCTTCGAGAGGTGCGCGCCGATGAGTAG
- a CDS encoding cation:proton antiporter, protein MTPVSLEDVFLAAAALFVLLAIAMFYRAIVGPTTQDRLLAVNVLGTNTVVILALLAAGLDQAWFLDVALIYALLNFLMSIAISKFTVERGDVL, encoded by the coding sequence GTGACCCCGGTCTCGCTCGAGGACGTCTTCCTCGCCGCGGCCGCGCTATTCGTGCTCCTCGCGATCGCGATGTTCTATCGCGCGATCGTCGGCCCGACGACGCAGGACCGGTTACTGGCGGTGAACGTCCTCGGGACGAACACGGTCGTTATCCTCGCCCTGCTAGCCGCGGGGCTCGATCAGGCGTGGTTCCTCGACGTGGCGTTGATCTACGCGTTGTTGAACTTCCTGATGTCGATCGCGATCTCGAAGTTCACCGTCGAGCGAGGTGATGTCCTGTGA
- a CDS encoding ferredoxin, protein MKNRTEEHRERLEAHVFVCTTDRDSEHASCGSAGADETVAAAKTWLRDRDAFWTSVSVSTTSCLGLCSESGTALSIQPRNAWYSDVTPADVPELLASEFGPDAEDVDDR, encoded by the coding sequence ATGAAGAATCGGACCGAAGAACACCGCGAACGCCTCGAGGCCCACGTGTTCGTCTGCACCACCGATCGCGATTCCGAACACGCGAGTTGCGGTAGCGCCGGGGCCGACGAGACCGTCGCCGCGGCGAAAACGTGGTTACGCGATCGCGACGCGTTCTGGACGAGCGTCTCGGTCAGTACGACCTCGTGTCTGGGGCTGTGCAGCGAGAGCGGAACCGCACTCTCGATTCAACCGCGAAACGCGTGGTACTCGGACGTCACACCGGCGGACGTTCCCGAGTTGCTCGCCTCGGAGTTTGGCCCGGACGCGGAGGACGTCGACGACCGGTGA
- a CDS encoding MnhB domain-containing protein yields the protein MSQSVDDTYTESQVIMTTVKIIAPFTLTYGLFMTFHGGDAPGGGFQGGTIVGVTVLMLAFAFGIEPTRQWLRNSFLVGLVTGGVVIFGAIGLAMVALGGNFLEFTMLKEVFHIKPKWGLEAVEIAGISLIVSGTIISLFFTMAAGFSPDRPSGTGGVSGAPNAADAPDSPSAEVSDDD from the coding sequence ATGTCCCAATCCGTCGACGATACCTACACCGAGAGTCAGGTGATCATGACCACCGTCAAGATCATCGCACCGTTCACGCTCACCTACGGACTGTTCATGACGTTCCACGGTGGCGACGCCCCCGGCGGCGGCTTCCAGGGCGGAACCATCGTCGGCGTCACCGTCCTCATGCTCGCCTTCGCCTTCGGCATCGAACCGACCCGACAGTGGCTCCGGAACTCGTTCCTCGTCGGCCTCGTCACCGGCGGCGTCGTCATCTTCGGCGCGATCGGCCTCGCCATGGTCGCGCTCGGCGGGAACTTCCTCGAGTTCACCATGCTCAAAGAGGTCTTCCACATCAAACCGAAGTGGGGGCTCGAGGCCGTCGAGATCGCCGGTATCTCGCTGATCGTTTCCGGGACCATCATCAGCCTCTTCTTTACGATGGCAGCGGGGTTCTCGCCCGATCGACCGAGCGGGACCGGTGGCGTCAGCGGTGCTCCCAATGCCGCCGATGCTCCCGACTCGCCCAGTGCGGAGGTGAGCGACGATGATTGA
- a CDS encoding CbtA family protein: MLVDYLERGVLAGAIAGIAYGAYMAFVANPLIGYMETLVEGGEHAHEAGEHAHEAGEHAHAAGEQAHAVSEATTAAVSIGSGVLWGILLGGVFALGFYFLEPALPGRGNVKAYVLAGAGFLTVSVAPWLVLPPTVPGAEQAYDPTLRIAIYVGLIAVGAVVASASIYGYTRGSARSLPLGVITAAVPIVALVAGTAIAAPTIVESGAVPADLVAAFRGLTVLSQAALWILVAGCFGWLRPRSDGRSAAEQREELLSSP; the protein is encoded by the coding sequence ATGCTCGTCGACTACCTCGAGCGCGGCGTCCTCGCCGGCGCGATCGCCGGGATCGCGTACGGCGCGTATATGGCGTTCGTTGCGAACCCGCTTATCGGGTACATGGAAACACTCGTCGAGGGCGGCGAGCACGCTCACGAAGCGGGCGAACATGCTCACGAGGCCGGTGAGCACGCCCACGCTGCCGGCGAACAGGCACATGCGGTAAGCGAAGCGACGACGGCCGCCGTGAGCATCGGCAGCGGCGTCCTCTGGGGAATCCTGCTGGGCGGCGTCTTCGCCCTCGGCTTCTACTTCCTCGAACCGGCGCTGCCTGGCCGCGGGAACGTCAAGGCCTACGTACTGGCCGGTGCCGGCTTCCTCACCGTCTCGGTCGCGCCGTGGCTGGTGTTGCCGCCGACGGTACCGGGGGCCGAACAGGCGTACGATCCAACGCTTCGGATCGCAATCTACGTCGGTCTCATCGCCGTCGGCGCAGTCGTCGCGTCGGCATCGATCTACGGGTATACCCGCGGGTCGGCTCGGAGTCTCCCACTCGGAGTGATCACGGCGGCGGTTCCCATCGTTGCCCTCGTCGCGGGTACCGCAATCGCGGCGCCGACTATCGTCGAATCCGGCGCGGTGCCGGCCGATCTCGTCGCCGCGTTCCGCGGACTGACCGTCCTGAGCCAGGCCGCCCTGTGGATCCTCGTGGCCGGGTGCTTCGGCTGGCTTCGGCCGCGATCCGACGGGCGATCGGCCGCCGAGCAACGCGAGGAACTGCTGAGCAGTCCATGA
- the mnhG gene encoding monovalent cation/H(+) antiporter subunit G, whose protein sequence is MIETLRFWAIVVLLGFGVLFTLVSTVGVIRLPDIYARAHTASQTDTLGAGFALAGVALAFGWQHAAVYTVLLLFFVFITNPTAAHAIARSAAETGVEPVLAEEGTGAETDETEPATETDGEP, encoded by the coding sequence GTGATCGAGACGCTCCGATTCTGGGCGATCGTCGTCCTTCTCGGGTTCGGTGTGCTCTTTACCCTCGTCTCGACGGTTGGCGTCATCCGCCTCCCGGACATTTACGCGCGGGCTCACACCGCGTCCCAGACGGACACGCTCGGTGCCGGGTTCGCACTCGCCGGCGTCGCGTTGGCGTTCGGCTGGCAGCACGCGGCGGTTTACACCGTCCTCCTCCTGTTCTTCGTGTTCATCACGAACCCGACGGCGGCCCACGCGATCGCCCGCTCCGCGGCGGAGACCGGTGTCGAACCCGTGCTCGCCGAGGAGGGAACCGGCGCGGAGACGGACGAAACCGAGCCCGCTACCGAAACGGACGGTGAGCCGTGA
- a CDS encoding class I adenylate-forming enzyme family protein yields MLAWPDETIYEGIASVAATDPERRAVVFDETVWSYDDLLAESRALARGLADLGVSRGDVVAVWLGNRPEWIACQLATSLLGAAMVAVNTRYRTHELEYMLEDSGASVLVTEDALLGRDYHEMLATAVPEVREQSPAEFDPDSIPALEAAVSLEPSADLPALRAYDDVLKTGRARDRVDLEPASDPEAPAAIFYTSGTTSDPKGCLQSSRSLLNHSAHVADHLGVTEDDVGVATLPFCGIWGYNTLFSALATGATLVTQTHFDPGETIRLVDEYDATYLTGLGVMFERMLEHDVFDPSRVETVETGVVGFISKGFDEELFERIESTFGFPLVQPYGLSEANSQIFVGDPDDPAEQRKRVGGPPIHPEIEARVVDPETRAELPAGEEGELAIRGYLLADGYLGKPTATAAAFDEEGWFYTGDLAETDADGYVYYRSRLDDALRVRGFLVAPREIGAAVEDHPDVRSCEVVGAPHPRHGEVPVAFVVPVESDGDEPTSDGLEAFLESRVADYKVPEAFEFVDGFPTTEGPNGEKVRKTALRERIRDRFGG; encoded by the coding sequence ATGCTTGCGTGGCCAGACGAGACAATCTACGAGGGGATCGCGTCAGTGGCGGCGACCGACCCGGAGCGGCGGGCCGTGGTCTTCGACGAAACAGTGTGGAGTTACGACGACCTGCTCGCGGAGAGTCGCGCACTCGCCCGCGGGCTCGCCGATCTGGGCGTGTCCCGGGGCGACGTCGTCGCGGTCTGGCTGGGAAACCGCCCCGAGTGGATCGCCTGTCAGCTCGCGACCTCGTTGCTGGGCGCGGCGATGGTCGCGGTCAACACCCGCTACCGAACCCACGAACTCGAGTACATGCTCGAGGATTCGGGCGCGAGCGTCCTCGTCACCGAGGACGCACTGCTCGGACGGGACTACCACGAGATGCTCGCGACGGCCGTTCCCGAGGTTCGCGAACAGTCGCCCGCGGAATTCGATCCCGATTCGATTCCCGCCCTCGAGGCGGCCGTGAGCCTCGAGCCGTCGGCCGACCTGCCAGCGCTGAGAGCCTACGACGATGTCCTGAAGACCGGCCGAGCGCGGGATCGGGTCGATCTCGAGCCAGCGAGCGATCCCGAGGCCCCCGCAGCGATCTTCTACACGAGCGGAACGACGAGTGATCCGAAAGGGTGTCTCCAGTCGAGTCGGTCGCTGCTGAATCACTCCGCCCACGTCGCGGACCATCTCGGCGTGACCGAGGATGACGTCGGTGTCGCAACGCTTCCGTTCTGTGGCATCTGGGGGTACAACACGCTCTTCAGCGCACTCGCAACGGGAGCGACGCTCGTAACGCAGACTCACTTCGACCCCGGCGAGACGATTCGGCTAGTCGACGAGTACGACGCGACGTACCTCACGGGGCTGGGCGTGATGTTCGAACGGATGCTCGAGCACGATGTCTTCGACCCATCGCGGGTCGAGACCGTCGAGACGGGTGTCGTGGGCTTCATCAGCAAGGGGTTCGACGAGGAGTTGTTCGAGCGTATCGAATCGACGTTCGGCTTCCCATTGGTCCAGCCCTACGGTCTCTCGGAGGCCAACAGCCAGATCTTCGTCGGCGATCCCGACGATCCGGCGGAGCAACGCAAACGCGTCGGCGGGCCGCCGATCCACCCAGAGATCGAGGCGAGAGTCGTCGATCCCGAAACGCGCGCGGAACTGCCGGCCGGCGAGGAGGGCGAACTGGCGATCAGGGGCTATCTACTGGCCGACGGCTACCTCGGCAAGCCGACGGCGACGGCCGCGGCCTTCGATGAAGAGGGATGGTTCTACACCGGTGATCTCGCCGAGACGGACGCTGACGGTTACGTCTACTATCGGTCGCGGCTCGACGACGCCCTGCGAGTTCGCGGCTTCCTCGTCGCACCCCGCGAGATCGGAGCCGCCGTCGAGGACCACCCCGACGTTCGCTCCTGCGAGGTCGTCGGCGCGCCCCATCCCCGCCACGGCGAGGTGCCGGTCGCGTTCGTCGTCCCCGTCGAGTCCGATGGTGACGAGCCCACGTCCGACGGCCTCGAGGCGTTCCTCGAGTCCCGCGTGGCCGACTACAAGGTCCCCGAGGCGTTCGAGTTCGTCGACGGCTTCCCCACGACGGAGGGACCGAACGGGGAGAAGGTCCGAAAGACCGCGCTCAGGGAGCGGATACGAGACCGATTTGGGGGATAG
- a CDS encoding monovalent cation/H+ antiporter subunit E, which produces MAVERLLVPLSDTVTVRQTVGYAVQSGLESADSLECHLVVAMPYDADVPESEQYSEDANGLLSRARNWVEEDAGDADVTIETAMLGTDEYLFGPRDYAEIFDAYADEHGIDRVVLDPEYQPGVTAQMLQPLERELERIGVAYDEAPVERSARRGRLAGGTEDFDRLFATFLLSYGFYLVLGDPTYWFDLLTGAAVAGIVAVSLARVTFTVPLDRVQSPLRIVRFTIYIPYLLWEIVKANLAVSAVILRPSMPIEPTLTRVNSRVRSGLPLLALANSITLTPGTLTVRATNQQLLVHTLIPTARDDLFDGGLERAIRFVFYGRDSAAIPSPRERGDAEIVGGDEL; this is translated from the coding sequence GTGGCGGTTGAACGCCTGCTCGTCCCGCTGTCGGACACGGTGACCGTTCGCCAGACGGTCGGCTATGCCGTTCAATCGGGTCTCGAGAGCGCCGACTCGCTCGAGTGTCACCTCGTCGTCGCGATGCCCTACGACGCCGACGTTCCGGAGAGCGAGCAGTACAGCGAGGATGCCAACGGACTGCTCTCGCGGGCACGAAACTGGGTCGAGGAGGACGCCGGCGACGCCGACGTGACGATCGAGACGGCGATGCTCGGGACCGACGAGTACCTCTTCGGGCCGCGAGACTACGCCGAAATCTTCGACGCTTATGCCGACGAACACGGGATCGACCGCGTCGTGCTCGATCCGGAGTACCAACCGGGCGTCACCGCACAGATGCTCCAGCCCCTCGAGCGCGAACTCGAGCGAATCGGGGTCGCCTACGACGAGGCGCCGGTCGAGCGGTCGGCCCGCCGCGGTCGTCTCGCCGGCGGGACCGAGGACTTCGACCGCCTGTTCGCGACGTTCCTGCTCTCCTACGGCTTCTATCTCGTCCTCGGGGATCCGACCTACTGGTTCGATCTCCTCACCGGCGCTGCGGTCGCCGGTATCGTCGCCGTCTCGCTCGCACGGGTGACGTTTACCGTGCCGCTTGACCGCGTGCAGTCGCCGCTTCGGATCGTTCGGTTCACCATCTACATCCCGTACCTGCTCTGGGAGATCGTCAAGGCCAATCTCGCAGTATCGGCCGTGATACTCCGGCCGTCGATGCCGATCGAGCCCACGCTGACTCGCGTTAACTCCCGCGTGCGAAGCGGCCTGCCGCTGCTCGCGCTGGCCAACAGCATCACGCTCACGCCGGGGACGCTGACCGTTCGGGCCACCAACCAGCAGCTGCTCGTCCACACGCTGATTCCCACCGCCCGCGACGACCTCTTCGACGGCGGGCTCGAGCGGGCGATTCGATTCGTCTTCTACGGTCGGGATTCGGCGGCGATCCCCTCGCCGAGAGAACGCGGTGACGCCGAAATAGTCGGGGGTGACGAGCTGTGA
- a CDS encoding CbtB domain-containing protein, which translates to MTTTETVHDRIGTARDDLTTGQLVAVFAFVAALAFTLLFLQEPLAHDSMHNFRHAAGVICH; encoded by the coding sequence ATGACGACAACCGAAACCGTTCACGATCGAATCGGGACCGCACGCGATGACCTCACGACCGGCCAGCTCGTGGCCGTCTTCGCGTTCGTCGCGGCGCTGGCGTTCACACTGCTGTTCCTGCAGGAGCCGCTGGCCCACGACTCCATGCACAACTTCCGGCACGCGGCCGGCGTGATCTGCCACTGA
- a CDS encoding proton-conducting transporter membrane subunit, with product MVADLRPLAAVLVSAVAIVLIVASHRRPNLREGWSVLAALAKFGIIVSMLPAVMDGTVFRWSLAESTGIQFLAGIDFALRADPLGIFFALLASFLWIFTSFYATGYMRGLDEHAQTRFFASFAASLSAAVGIAFAANLVTIFIFYELLSLVTYPLVAHNEDTEARIAGRKYLTYTFFGGGVFLLAGTVLIYWLTSLVSSGPTLAFEAGGIEALATAAQAEPVYAQAAFFLLIAGFGVKAALMPLHSWLADAMVAPTPVSGLLHAVAVVKSGAFGIARVILEVFGPGLIRDLPLDVPGIGEIGLNIPVAIVAAFTLTAASIIAMRKDHLKRRLAYSTTAQLSYIVLGLSMLHPYAMVGALFHIPAHAFAKLTLFFCAGAIHVETHTDYISEMAGIGKRMPLTMAAFTVGAAGMAGLPPIAGFVSKFYMLIGAGYMGGEYWLFAGALLLSAVLNVAYFWPVVYTAFFESEDRHDAKPLLEFPRGGVLRSYGGTDSDDDHVAADGGDPTDRAETADATDGESADEEEFEYAVDKYPSDHTTADGVDGTSHSADAQASETVDYGDRADDGDAPGHDDHGDAVDAVDHHGDHDDHLTGGPPADGWQRRSPFAESTWLMLAPIAVIATGAIVLGIGPDYAVFLELATRIVEGVFGMPFEELGGVPLDELVTEVND from the coding sequence ATGGTCGCAGATCTCCGACCGCTCGCCGCCGTGTTGGTGTCGGCGGTCGCCATCGTTCTGATCGTCGCGTCTCATCGCCGGCCGAACCTCCGGGAGGGCTGGTCCGTCCTGGCCGCTCTCGCGAAGTTCGGCATCATCGTCAGCATGCTCCCCGCGGTCATGGACGGCACCGTCTTCCGGTGGAGTCTCGCGGAATCGACGGGGATTCAGTTCCTCGCGGGCATCGACTTCGCCCTGCGAGCGGACCCGCTGGGGATCTTCTTCGCGCTCCTCGCGAGTTTCCTCTGGATCTTCACGTCGTTCTATGCAACTGGATACATGCGCGGACTCGACGAGCACGCCCAGACGCGCTTCTTCGCGTCGTTCGCGGCCAGCCTCTCCGCTGCCGTCGGAATCGCCTTCGCGGCGAACTTGGTGACGATCTTCATCTTCTACGAACTGCTCTCGCTGGTCACCTATCCGCTGGTCGCCCACAACGAGGACACCGAGGCCCGCATCGCCGGCCGGAAGTACCTCACCTACACGTTCTTCGGCGGCGGCGTCTTCCTGCTGGCCGGCACCGTCCTCATCTACTGGCTCACGAGTCTGGTCAGTTCGGGGCCGACGCTCGCCTTCGAGGCGGGCGGTATCGAGGCGCTCGCGACGGCCGCGCAGGCGGAACCGGTCTACGCGCAGGCCGCCTTCTTCCTGCTCATCGCCGGCTTCGGCGTCAAGGCCGCGCTGATGCCGCTGCACTCGTGGCTCGCCGACGCGATGGTCGCGCCCACGCCCGTCTCCGGGCTGCTCCACGCCGTGGCGGTCGTCAAGTCCGGCGCGTTCGGCATCGCTCGAGTCATCCTCGAGGTCTTCGGTCCCGGACTGATCCGCGACCTGCCGCTCGACGTTCCCGGAATCGGCGAGATCGGACTGAACATCCCGGTCGCGATCGTCGCCGCGTTCACGCTGACCGCTGCGAGTATCATCGCGATGCGAAAGGACCACCTCAAGCGCAGACTGGCCTACTCGACGACGGCACAGCTCTCCTACATCGTGCTCGGGCTGTCGATGCTCCACCCCTACGCCATGGTGGGGGCCCTTTTCCACATCCCCGCGCACGCGTTCGCGAAACTAACCCTGTTCTTCTGTGCGGGCGCGATCCACGTCGAGACCCACACGGACTACATCAGCGAGATGGCCGGCATCGGGAAACGGATGCCGCTGACGATGGCCGCATTCACCGTCGGCGCGGCCGGCATGGCCGGGCTCCCGCCGATCGCCGGCTTCGTTAGCAAGTTCTACATGCTGATCGGGGCCGGCTACATGGGCGGCGAGTACTGGCTGTTCGCCGGCGCATTGTTGCTCTCGGCCGTGCTCAACGTCGCGTACTTCTGGCCGGTCGTCTACACGGCCTTCTTCGAGAGCGAGGACCGCCACGACGCCAAACCGCTTCTCGAGTTCCCCCGGGGTGGAGTACTGCGATCCTACGGCGGGACCGATTCGGACGACGATCACGTCGCCGCTGACGGCGGGGATCCGACCGACAGAGCGGAGACGGCCGACGCAACTGACGGGGAGTCCGCAGATGAGGAGGAGTTCGAGTACGCCGTCGACAAGTACCCGAGCGATCACACGACCGCCGATGGAGTGGACGGGACGAGCCACTCCGCCGACGCTCAAGCGTCCGAAACCGTCGATTACGGCGATCGAGCTGATGACGGCGATGCACCCGGCCACGACGATCACGGTGACGCCGTCGACGCTGTCGACCACCACGGCGACCACGACGATCACCTCACCGGCGGCCCGCCCGCGGACGGCTGGCAACGCCGCTCGCCGTTCGCGGAGAGCACGTGGCTCATGCTCGCGCCGATTGCGGTCATTGCGACGGGCGCGATCGTCCTCGGGATCGGCCCCGACTACGCCGTCTTCCTCGAGTTAGCGACTCGGATCGTCGAGGGCGTCTTCGGGATGCCGTTCGAGGAGCTGGGCGGCGTTCCGCTCGACGAACTCGTGACGGAGGTGAACGACTGA